One Natrinema halophilum genomic window carries:
- a CDS encoding DHH family phosphoesterase — protein MSVRSGSNGVGSVGANPLVAEPVGDSLRSLEPLVLSLLVLVVVGIAIGCWWAVRWFRRPPGVRLQRVLATHEDVTVLMHPNPDPDAMACAMGIASIADSVDTDVTMQFPGEIRHQENRAFRTVLDLDLEPVEASSQLSSDAVVLVDHNTPRGFTGAQTVEPIAVIDHHPGNGAGTKFTDVRTNYGAASTIIVEYLNDVGATIDEDDDSSEFEVSPELATGLLYGIQSDTNHLTNGCSRAEFDACATLFPGIDEDLLDRIANPQVSDDVLRVKATAITQKRVEGPFAVCDVGEIGNVDAIPQAADELMHLEGVTAVVVYGENDGTLHLSGRSRDDRVHMGETLRHAISDIPMASAGGHARMGGGQLSVDHMNGIGPSDGISRSDFEERLFSAMAGER, from the coding sequence ATGAGCGTTCGGAGCGGCTCGAATGGGGTCGGGTCCGTCGGGGCAAACCCGCTGGTTGCCGAGCCGGTCGGCGATTCGCTCCGCTCCCTCGAGCCGCTCGTTCTCTCCCTTCTCGTTCTCGTCGTCGTCGGGATCGCCATCGGTTGCTGGTGGGCGGTTCGGTGGTTCCGTCGACCCCCAGGCGTTCGGCTCCAGCGCGTGCTGGCAACTCACGAGGACGTGACGGTGCTGATGCACCCCAATCCGGATCCCGACGCCATGGCGTGTGCGATGGGTATCGCGTCGATCGCCGACTCGGTCGACACCGACGTAACCATGCAGTTTCCCGGCGAAATCCGCCACCAGGAGAATCGGGCGTTTCGGACCGTTCTCGATCTCGATCTTGAACCCGTCGAGGCCAGTTCACAGCTCAGTTCGGACGCGGTGGTGCTGGTCGACCACAATACGCCGCGGGGGTTTACTGGAGCCCAGACGGTCGAGCCGATCGCGGTCATCGATCACCACCCGGGGAACGGGGCTGGCACGAAATTCACTGACGTGCGGACCAACTACGGGGCGGCGTCGACGATCATCGTCGAGTACCTGAACGACGTCGGTGCGACGATCGATGAGGATGACGACTCGAGCGAGTTCGAGGTTTCCCCGGAACTGGCCACAGGATTGCTCTACGGCATTCAGTCCGATACGAATCACCTGACGAACGGCTGCTCGCGGGCCGAATTCGACGCCTGTGCCACGCTCTTTCCGGGGATCGACGAGGACCTGCTCGATCGTATCGCCAATCCACAAGTCAGCGACGACGTGTTACGGGTCAAGGCGACGGCGATCACCCAGAAACGCGTCGAGGGCCCCTTCGCAGTCTGCGACGTCGGCGAGATCGGAAACGTCGACGCGATTCCCCAGGCTGCGGACGAACTCATGCACCTCGAGGGTGTGACGGCGGTCGTCGTCTACGGCGAAAACGACGGAACGCTTCACCTCTCCGGACGATCCCGCGACGACCGGGTCCACATGGGCGAAACGCTTCGTCACGCCATCAGTGACATTCCGATGGCCAGCGCGGGCGGTCACGCGCGGATGGGCGGCGGACAGCTCTCGGTCGATCACATGAACGGAATCGGCCCTTCAGACGGGATTAGCCGCTCTGACTTCGAGGAACGCCTCTTTTCGGCGATGGCCGGCGAACGCTAG
- a CDS encoding PfkB family carbohydrate kinase — MSYADLCDHLDALEGDGRRHVVALPDGSVDHRYALSGAGGVRVERADEFRSQLAAGSRAFSLEPVDVRPGGQAVNAARQVHALGDSATLVGHLDHPVLAEFPFETRSMGPPATVRVVMLDEDDLLFSEPGAAETWELADLRAVVDWDRILDADALCCANWVSVRGLTAVFDRFRSAPPDESLTIVLDPGPIDAVDPSALEDLFDVLSRTDGASESIEIVLSVNPTELEAAVAATDVSGRASDRVSDASGVTSDGTRDRNRALGRAVALRSAIGISGVISHGTAVAAGATRNGTTVVNMLEVGETKHTTGAGDRFSAGVACALAREWSLETALALGNACAAHFVGTGETAGPAAVRSILERSERDR; from the coding sequence GTGAGCTACGCCGACCTTTGCGACCACCTCGACGCTCTCGAAGGAGACGGTCGCCGCCACGTCGTCGCACTCCCCGACGGCAGCGTCGATCACCGGTACGCTCTCTCGGGAGCCGGCGGCGTGCGAGTCGAGCGAGCCGACGAGTTCAGGAGCCAGCTTGCAGCGGGCAGCCGCGCGTTCTCACTCGAGCCGGTCGACGTCCGACCGGGTGGTCAGGCGGTCAACGCGGCCAGACAGGTCCACGCCCTCGGCGATTCGGCGACCCTCGTCGGTCACCTCGATCATCCCGTCCTGGCCGAGTTTCCGTTCGAAACGCGTTCGATGGGCCCGCCGGCGACGGTCCGCGTCGTCATGCTCGACGAGGACGACCTCCTCTTCTCGGAACCGGGGGCGGCCGAAACGTGGGAACTGGCGGATCTCCGTGCGGTCGTCGACTGGGACCGAATCCTCGATGCCGACGCACTCTGCTGTGCGAACTGGGTCTCGGTTCGCGGCCTCACGGCCGTCTTCGATCGATTTCGGTCGGCCCCGCCGGACGAGTCGCTCACGATCGTCCTCGATCCCGGTCCGATCGATGCTGTCGATCCGTCGGCACTCGAAGACTTGTTCGACGTGCTCTCGCGGACAGATGGGGCCAGCGAGTCCATCGAAATCGTTCTTTCCGTTAACCCGACCGAACTCGAAGCCGCCGTTGCAGCCACCGACGTCTCGGGCCGTGCTTCCGATCGGGTCTCCGACGCATCCGGCGTTACTTCCGATGGGACTCGAGATCGGAATCGGGCTCTCGGCCGGGCAGTGGCCCTCCGCTCGGCGATCGGGATCAGTGGCGTGATCTCTCACGGTACGGCCGTCGCTGCCGGAGCGACCCGCAACGGGACGACCGTCGTGAACATGCTCGAGGTCGGCGAAACCAAACACACGACGGGCGCGGGTGATCGATTCTCGGCTGGGGTGGCGTGCGCGCTGGCTCGCGAATGGTCCCTCGAGACGGCGCTCGCGCTCGGAAACGCCTGTGCGGCACACTTCGTCGGGACCGGCGAAACCGCCGGCCCAGCGGCCGTACGCTCGATACTCGAGCGCAGCGAGCGAGACCGGTAG
- a CDS encoding HVO_0758 family zinc finger protein, producing MKSVRKALREGELEKDTYDRLVCGECEKPLKTENDPDEIKTVRICPDCNAEWKEIR from the coding sequence ATGAAATCAGTCCGAAAGGCACTTCGAGAGGGCGAACTCGAGAAGGACACCTACGATCGGCTCGTTTGCGGCGAGTGCGAGAAGCCACTAAAGACCGAAAACGATCCCGACGAGATCAAGACGGTCCGAATTTGTCCGGACTGCAACGCCGAGTGGAAGGAGATCCGGTAG
- a CDS encoding glycosyl transferase family 2 translates to MEYVQERIATLHEFGGGDGPDGTLAREAAAAVAETSIVVPMTAREYESPAAERVLVELEQLVPAPAAVFVPVRADPDQIGPFRKWLTSFALPIRVLWCTAPGVDALLSDAGLGGDFGKGRDVWLALGPAADRGEAVVVHDADARSYEAEHVHRLLAPLTTNFDFSKGYYARVERGRLYGRLFRLFYEPLVRTVADAHDAPIVDYLGAFRYALAGEFAATAALARRLRTPRAWGLEVGTLGDAYEVAGFRGTAQVDLGRHEHDHRDVAGDTGLEGMSREVGAALLCVLEEHGVDPAYETLPERYRAVGEELIDQYRVDAAFNGLEYDPANERDQLERYAESIAPPTDDARLPRWTDAPFEPTDVLEAARPWRERRVGSRSQD, encoded by the coding sequence ATGGAGTACGTCCAGGAGCGAATCGCGACGCTCCACGAATTCGGCGGAGGGGATGGACCCGACGGCACCCTCGCGCGCGAAGCCGCCGCGGCGGTCGCCGAAACGTCCATCGTCGTCCCGATGACCGCTCGCGAGTACGAGAGCCCCGCCGCAGAACGCGTCCTCGTCGAACTCGAGCAACTGGTGCCAGCGCCCGCCGCAGTCTTCGTTCCCGTCCGCGCCGACCCCGATCAGATCGGGCCGTTTCGAAAGTGGCTCACCTCGTTTGCGCTTCCGATCCGCGTCCTCTGGTGTACCGCACCCGGCGTCGACGCGTTACTCTCTGATGCGGGTTTAGGCGGCGACTTCGGGAAAGGGCGGGACGTCTGGCTCGCGCTCGGCCCGGCGGCCGACCGCGGCGAGGCGGTCGTCGTCCACGACGCCGACGCCCGAAGCTACGAGGCCGAACACGTCCATCGTCTGCTCGCCCCGCTGACGACGAACTTCGACTTTTCGAAGGGTTACTACGCCCGGGTCGAACGTGGCAGGCTCTACGGACGGCTCTTCCGCCTGTTTTACGAGCCGCTCGTTCGAACCGTCGCCGATGCCCACGACGCGCCGATCGTCGACTACCTCGGCGCGTTTCGCTACGCGCTTGCCGGCGAATTCGCCGCGACCGCCGCTCTCGCCCGCCGACTGCGAACGCCCCGCGCGTGGGGACTCGAGGTCGGAACGCTCGGCGATGCGTACGAAGTCGCTGGCTTCCGTGGGACTGCCCAGGTCGATCTCGGCCGCCACGAACACGATCACAGAGACGTCGCGGGCGACACCGGCCTCGAGGGGATGAGTCGCGAAGTCGGGGCCGCGCTGCTTTGCGTACTCGAGGAACACGGCGTCGACCCCGCGTACGAGACGCTGCCCGAGCGATATCGTGCCGTCGGCGAAGAATTGATCGACCAATACCGCGTCGACGCGGCGTTCAACGGTCTCGAGTACGACCCTGCGAACGAACGGGACCAACTGGAGCGCTACGCCGAATCGATCGCCCCGCCGACGGACGACGCGCGTCTTCCGCGCTGGACCGACGCGCCGTTCGAACCGACCGACGTACTCGAAGCCGCCCGGCCCTGGCGGGAGCGTCGGGTCGGCTCCCGCTCACAAGACTAA
- a CDS encoding DUF7109 family protein, giving the protein MDATADELAGVVDLFGGLTHDELERALAEAAYRADGQSVDDTALEAAIEAALESFALVRYDPARKSDATADADGEALYVAGPTAFPSVPESAEDVPHILDVERRRLDRTMLGEAARDRFVAAADEAVAAGDDARCRTLLDVSYDLESWAPVDLTDERTRLEDALEE; this is encoded by the coding sequence ATGGACGCGACCGCCGACGAACTGGCCGGCGTGGTCGACCTCTTCGGCGGGTTGACCCACGATGAACTCGAGCGGGCGCTCGCCGAGGCCGCGTACCGAGCCGACGGGCAGTCGGTAGACGACACGGCCCTCGAGGCGGCGATCGAGGCGGCGCTCGAATCGTTCGCGCTCGTTCGATACGACCCCGCCCGAAAGAGCGATGCGACAGCGGACGCGGACGGCGAGGCACTTTACGTTGCCGGACCGACGGCGTTTCCGTCGGTACCGGAATCCGCCGAAGACGTCCCCCACATTCTCGACGTCGAGCGGCGGCGGCTCGATCGCACGATGCTGGGCGAGGCAGCCCGCGATCGCTTCGTCGCAGCCGCAGACGAGGCTGTCGCTGCAGGCGACGACGCGCGGTGTCGGACCTTGCTCGACGTCAGCTACGATCTCGAGTCCTGGGCACCGGTCGATCTCACGGACGAACGGACGCGCTTGGAGGATGCCCTCGAGGAATGA
- a CDS encoding NUDIX hydrolase → MTPKRLTLDPVANHTPSAIDDQEYDAAVLAPIVDRDGEDHLLFTRRADHLGEHPGQMSFPGGGAEPVDGTILDTALREANEEIGLEPCEAEVVGQLDDIRTISEYAVTPFVANVPDRDYDRNDDEVAEIVVLPLSGLLDPDNYEYERRSHPYYGDIVIHYFHVNDYTVWGATGRILVQLLELATEFEAAETVDRTEK, encoded by the coding sequence ATGACACCGAAGAGACTGACACTCGATCCGGTTGCGAATCACACCCCCTCCGCGATCGACGATCAGGAGTACGACGCCGCCGTCCTCGCGCCGATCGTCGACCGAGATGGCGAGGACCATCTGCTCTTTACCCGGCGGGCCGACCACCTCGGCGAACACCCCGGACAGATGAGCTTTCCCGGTGGCGGTGCCGAGCCGGTAGACGGAACGATCCTCGATACCGCACTTCGGGAGGCCAACGAAGAGATCGGTCTCGAGCCGTGCGAGGCCGAAGTCGTCGGCCAACTGGACGACATCCGGACCATCTCAGAGTACGCAGTAACGCCATTCGTCGCCAACGTCCCGGATCGGGACTACGACCGCAACGACGACGAAGTCGCCGAAATTGTCGTGCTTCCTCTCTCCGGATTGCTCGACCCGGATAATTACGAGTACGAGCGTCGGTCCCATCCCTACTACGGCGATATCGTCATCCACTACTTCCACGTAAACGACTACACCGTCTGGGGCGCAACTGGCCGAATCCTCGTGCAGTTGCTCGAGCTGGCGACGGAGTTCGAAGCGGCCGAAACGGTCGACCGGACGGAGAAGTAA
- a CDS encoding MGMT family protein, with amino-acid sequence MEDVTDAGIYARESSYLDRYIQLGVASGRVLSVSFPEIPDDDAEDEHPILDRVFEYLDGLEPVTFDDVQVAMTMPTDQRSVLEQVQQVPYGDQVTVETLARMTSGLDHEDEDDIVLVRTALDENPAPLLIPDHRIRDGPSAAPPDVEQKLRSLEGL; translated from the coding sequence ATGGAGGACGTTACGGACGCTGGAATCTACGCGCGGGAGTCATCGTATCTCGATCGATACATCCAGCTCGGAGTCGCAAGCGGGCGCGTTTTGAGCGTCTCGTTTCCCGAGATACCGGACGACGACGCCGAAGACGAACACCCCATCCTCGACCGGGTCTTCGAGTACCTCGACGGTCTCGAGCCGGTTACCTTCGACGACGTCCAGGTCGCGATGACGATGCCGACCGATCAGCGGTCAGTTCTCGAGCAGGTCCAACAGGTACCCTACGGCGACCAGGTCACCGTCGAGACCCTCGCCCGGATGACTTCGGGTCTCGATCACGAGGACGAAGACGACATCGTTCTCGTCCGGACGGCGCTCGACGAGAATCCGGCCCCACTTCTCATTCCGGATCATCGCATCCGCGACGGCCCCAGCGCCGCACCGCCGGACGTCGAACAGAAACTCCGGTCGCTCGAGGGACTGTAA